In Drosophila simulans strain w501 chromosome 3R, Prin_Dsim_3.1, whole genome shotgun sequence, a single window of DNA contains:
- the LOC6730026 gene encoding cytochrome c1, heme protein, mitochondrial: protein MVNKFRSLNSKLFQLARSSIQRTSVRPRTSFPGRGSGFSGNRKLLGALGALTGTAGLLIYALESSVDASSDCVHPAHQHWNHKGLLSALDKESVRRGYTVYKEVCSSCHSLQYMAYRNLVGVCMTEAEAKAEAEAITVRDGPNEEGEYYERPGKLSDHFPSPYANEEAARSANNGSYPPDLSYIVSARKGGEDYVFSLLTGYCDPPAGFALRDGLYFNPYFSGGAIAMGKVVDNEVVSFEDPNVPASAAQIAKDVCVFLKWTSEPETDERRLLLIKVTLISAFLIGISYYIKRFKWSTLKSRKIFFIPELEAQAEKEAYEAAKAARKAKEQECNKCENQNEKKD from the coding sequence ATGGTCAACAAATTCCGGAGTCTAAACAGCAAACTGTTCCAgctggccaggagcagcataCAGCGGACATCGGTGCGACCGCGTACAAGTTTTCCGGGTCGTGGAAGCGGCTTTTCTGGAAATCGCAAGCTTCTGGGCGCCCTGGGAGCCCTAACAGGAACAGCAGGGCTGCTGATCTACGCCCTGGAAAGCAGCGTGGATGCATCCTCGGACTGCGTGCATCCGGCGCACCAGCACTGGAATCACAAAGGGCTTTTGTCCGCCTTGGACAAGGAGAGCGTGCGCCGAGGTTACACCGTTTACAAGGAGGTCTGCTCCTCCTGCCACTCCTTGCAGTACATGGCCTATCGCAACCTGGTGGGAGTATGCATGACGGAGGCGGAGGCCAAGGCCGAGGCGGAGGCCATCACGGTGCGGGATGGCCCCAACGAGGAGGGCGAGTACTACGAGCGTCCGGGCAAGCTGTCCGATCACTTCCCCTCTCCGTACGCCAACGAGGAGGCGGCCCGTTCCGCCAACAATGGCTCCTATCCGCCGGATCTCAGCTATATTGTGTCGGCTCGCAAGGGCGGCGAGGATTACGTGTTCTCCCTGCTCACCGGTTACTGTGATCCTCCGGCTGGTTTTGCACTTCGTGATGGACTGTACTTCAATCCGTACTTCTCGGGTGGAGCGATTGCCATGGGCAAGGTAGTTGACAATGAGGTGGTCTCCTTTGAAGATCCAAATGTGCCTGCATCGGCCGCCCAAATTGCCAAGGATGTGTGTGTCTTTCTCAAGTGGACTTCAGAACCGGAGACCGACGAACGCCGCCTGCTGCTCATCAAGGTTACTCTGATTTCGGCCTTTTTGATTGGCATTTCCTACTACATCAAGCGTTTCAAGTGGTCAACGCTCAAGTCTCGCAAGATTTTCTTCATTCCCGAACTGGAGGCCCAGGCCGAAAAGGAGGCGTATGAGGCCGCCAAAGCAGCGCGCAaggccaaggagcaggagtGCAACAAGTGCGAGAACCAGAACGAAAAGAAGGACTAA
- the LOC6730025 gene encoding guanosine-3',5'-bis(diphosphate) 3'-pyrophosphohydrolase MESH1: protein MATYPSAKFMECLQYAAFKHRQQRRKDPQETPYVNHVINVSTILSVEACITDEGVLMAALLHDVVEDTDASFEDVEKLFGPDVCGLVREVTDDKSLEKQERKRLQIENAAKSSCRAKLIKLADKLDNLRDLQVNTPTGWTQERREQYFIWAKKVVDNLRGTNANLELKLDEIFRQRGLL, encoded by the exons ATGGCCACATATCCATCTGCCAAATTCATGGAGTGCCTGCAATATGCGGCTTTTAAGCACCGGCAGCAACGGCGCAAG GACCCTCAGGAGACCCCATATGTGAACCATGTGATCAATGTGAGCACTATTCTCTCCGTGGAGGCCTGCATCACAGATGAAGGAGTCCTTATGGCTGCACTTCTGCACGATGTCGTAGAGGATACGGACGCTTCTTTCGAGGATGTTGAGAAACTCTTTGGACCGGATGTTTGTGGACTAGTGAGGGAGGTGACGGACGACAAGTCCCTGGAGAAACAGGAGAGAAAACGCCTGCAAATAGAAAATGCAGCCAAAAGTAGCTGCAGAGCGAAGCTCATAAAGTTGGCCGACAAACTGGATAACCTTAGGGATCTGCAAGTCAACACGCCGACAGGATGGACACAG GAGCGTCGTGAGCAGTACTTCATTTGGGCCAAAAAGGTGGTGGACAATTTGCGAGGAACCAACGCCAACCTGGAGCTTAAGCTGGACGAGATCTTCCGCCAACGCGGCCTTTTGTAA
- the LOC6730024 gene encoding probable phosphoserine aminotransferase — MVINFAAGPAKLPEEVLKEVQENLVNCNGSGISVMEMSHRSSNYAKIHDATISDLRELLNVPSNYKILLMQGGGTGQFAAVALNLIGKTGTADYVITGSWSAKAAKEAAQYGTVNAVLPKLAKYTTVPRQETWKLDPNASYVYYCDNETVEGVEFDFVPEVPAGVPLVADMSSNFLSRPFDVSKFGVIYAGAQKNIGPAGTTVIIVRDDLIGKHLKITPSILNFEQMDKNNSLLNTPPTFGIYVMGLVFKWIKRNGGVAGMAKLAAAKSKLIYDTINQSNGFYYCPVDVNVRSRMNVPFRIGSASGDDALEKEFLSKAEAEGMIQLKGHRSVGGIRASLYNAVTLAETQQLANLMLAFYKNNKN; from the exons ATGGTTATCAACTTCGCCGCCGGTCCAGCCAAGTTGCCCGAAGAG GTTCTGAAAGAGGTGCAGGAAAACCTTGTCAACTGCAATGGCAGCGGCATCTCGGTCATGGAGATGTCCCATCGCTCCAGCAACTACGCCAAGATCCACGATGCGACCATCAGCGATCTTCGCGAGCTCCTCAATGTGCCCAGCAACTACAAGATCCTGCTGATGCAGGGCGGCGGCACCGGACAGTTCGCTGCAGTGGCTCTGAACTTGATTGGCAAGACTGGCACTGCTGATTATGTAATCACCGGCTCCTGGTCGGCCAAGGCGGCCAAGGAGGCGGCTCAGTACGGCACTGTGAACGCGGTGCTGCCTAAGTTGGCCAAGTACACAACTGTTCCACGACAGGAGACCTGGAAGCTGGACCCCAATGCCTCGTATGTCTACTACTGCGACAATGAGACCGTAGAGGGCGTTGAGTTCGACTTTGTGCCCGAGGTGCCAGCCGGTGTGCCACTCGTGGCCGATATGTCCTCCAACTTTCTGTCGCGTCCCTTCGATGTCTCCAAGTTTGGCGTCATCTATGCGGGAGCCCAGAAGAATATCGGACCAGCGGGCACCACGGTGATCATTGTCAGGGACGATTTAATAGGCAAGCACTTGAAGATCACGCCCTCCATCCTCAACTTTGAGCAGATGGACAAGAACAACTCACTGCTGAATACTCCGCCGACCTTTGG CATCTATGTGATGGGGCTGGTTTTCAAGTGGATCAAGCGGAACGGAGGAGTCGCTGGTATGGCCAAGCTGGCAGCGGCCAAGTCCAAGCTGATTTACGACACCATCAACCAGTCGAATGGATTCTACTACTGTCCAGTGGATGTCAACGTGCGTTCGCGAATGAATGTGCCTTTCCGCATTGGCAGTGCCAGTGGAGATGATGCCCTGGAGAAGGAGTTCCTGAGCAAAGCCGAGGCGGAGGGCATGATACAGTTGAAGGGTCATCGGTCGGTGGGCGGCATTCGAGCCTCCCTCTACAATGCTGTAACGCTGGCGGAGACCCAACAGTTGGCCAATCTGATGCTGGCCTTTTAcaagaacaataaaaattaa